A region of the Mesobacillus jeotgali genome:
AGAAGCTTTAGTTAAAGCGCTGTCTGAAAAAGGTTTTAGCATCCAACAAAACATCGATGAATGGATGAAACTTTACAGGGTTGGATAGTAATTTTGGGGAGAAGTGATAAATGAAGAAGAAAGTATTGATCGCTTCATTTGATTTAGCCATCGGCGGTGTTGAACGAAGTCTGATTGGGTTGTTGAATAGCATTGACTATCAAAAATATGAGGTTGATTTAATGCTCTTTAAGCATGAAGGAGAGTTCTTTTCGTTATTGCCTGAAGGACCGTATTTGCTCCCGGAGAATCCAGCTTACAGTACATTCAGGAAATCGGTATCACAGATTATCCGAGATGGCCGATATCCTATTGCCGTTTCTAGGTTATTAGCTAGGTATAAAAGCAGCATCAAAGGAAAAATGATGAAGGTTGAGGAACATGGATATTTAACGATCCAATATGGCTGGGAGCTTACACGTCCTTTTTTGCCTGAATTATCAAAGGAGTATGATCTTGCGATTGGTTTCTTATGGCCGCATCATTTCATCGGGGAAAAAGTAAAGGCGAAAAGAAAAGTCGGTTGGGTCCATACGGATTATTCCAATATTTTTATTGATAAAAAGACGGAAATGAAAATGTGGAAAAATTTGGACCAAATAGTCGCAGTTTCAGAGGAATGTTCGAACGCCTTTGTAAACCAGTTTCCACAATTAAAAGAAAAGACAATCGTCATAGAAAATATCCTCTCTCAGGATTTTGTAAGACAGCAAGCTGAAGTCCAGATTGCGCAGGAGATCAAAAAAGAACCAGGTAAAAACATTATTATGTCAGTTGGCCGGCTTTCTCATGCGAAAGGGTTTGACAATGCAATACAGGCATGCAGGCAATTGATAAATAAAGGATATGATATTGCCTGGTATGTTGTAGGATATGGCCCTCTGGAATATGAGCTGCGTAAACTTATAGCTGAGTTAGGGGTAGAAAATCATTTTTTCCTTCTCGGTAAAAAAATGAATCCCTATCCTTACATAAAAGCATGCGATATCTATGTTCAGCCTTCAAGATATGAGGGGAAAGCAGTAACCATTCGAGAAGCGCAGATACTTGGAAAACCAGTTATCATTACCAACTTTCCAACGGCAAAAAGTCAGGTGAAAGATGGGGTAGATGGACTTATTACTCCAATGAAAATTGAAGGCATTGTTGAAGGACTCCAAAAGTTACTTGATAATCCTGCTTTAAAAGAAGAGTTAATCAAAAATACAAGGTCAATGGATTATGGAAATAAAAATGAAGTCCAGAAGATTTACAGCTTAATAAATGCATAAACGGAGGTGGATTTATGCCAGTTCTTGTAACAGGCGGTGCAGGCTACATAGGCAGCCATACTTGTGTTGAGTTGCTAAATGCAGGCTATGAAATCATCGTTGTTGATAACCTTATGAATAGCAAAAAAGAATCATTAAATAGAATTAGTGAAATTACCGGAAAGAGCATTCCGTTCTACCAGGTTGATTTACTGAATGAGCAAGAACTTGAAAAGATCTTTATAGAAAATGAGATTGATGCTGTCATTCACTTCGCCGGTCTTAAAGCTGTTGGAGAATCTGTACGATTACCGCTCAAGTATTACCATAATAATATTAGCGGTACAATCAATCTATTAAACATCATGAAAAAATACGATGTTAATAGACTGGTTTTCAGTTCCTCTGCAACTGTATATGGCATGCCGGAAAGGGTTCCGATATCAGAAGACTTCCCTTTAAGTGCACTTAACCCCTATGGACGAACGAAGTTAATGATTGAGGAAATATTAACGGATCTTTATCATTCTGACCCTAACTGGAGCATCGCCCTATTGCGGTATTTCAACCCAATCGGAGCCCATGAATCTGGAATGATTGGAGAAGATCCAAATGGAATTCCCAATAACTTAATGCCATTTATCACACAAGTTGCTATCGGTAAACTGCCAGAACTCAGTGTATTCGGCAATGGGTATCCAACAGCTGATGGAACTGGGGTTAGGGATTACATTCATGTAGTCGATCTTGCAAAAGGCCATTTGAAGGCACTTGAAAAAGTAGGAACAAGTAATGGGATTGAATCATTCAATCTAGGAACTGGAAAAGGATACAGTGTACTTGAAATGGTAGAAGCTTTTGAAGCTTCCGCTGGGATTCCTATTCCTTATAAAATTGTCGAACCAAGAGCAGGCGATGCTGCTGTCTGTTTTGCTGATCCAATGAAAGCGAGGCAAGAACTGGATTGGGCAGCCGAAAAAGGTCT
Encoded here:
- a CDS encoding glycosyltransferase, whose product is MKKKVLIASFDLAIGGVERSLIGLLNSIDYQKYEVDLMLFKHEGEFFSLLPEGPYLLPENPAYSTFRKSVSQIIRDGRYPIAVSRLLARYKSSIKGKMMKVEEHGYLTIQYGWELTRPFLPELSKEYDLAIGFLWPHHFIGEKVKAKRKVGWVHTDYSNIFIDKKTEMKMWKNLDQIVAVSEECSNAFVNQFPQLKEKTIVIENILSQDFVRQQAEVQIAQEIKKEPGKNIIMSVGRLSHAKGFDNAIQACRQLINKGYDIAWYVVGYGPLEYELRKLIAELGVENHFFLLGKKMNPYPYIKACDIYVQPSRYEGKAVTIREAQILGKPVIITNFPTAKSQVKDGVDGLITPMKIEGIVEGLQKLLDNPALKEELIKNTRSMDYGNKNEVQKIYSLINA
- the galE gene encoding UDP-glucose 4-epimerase GalE; protein product: MPVLVTGGAGYIGSHTCVELLNAGYEIIVVDNLMNSKKESLNRISEITGKSIPFYQVDLLNEQELEKIFIENEIDAVIHFAGLKAVGESVRLPLKYYHNNISGTINLLNIMKKYDVNRLVFSSSATVYGMPERVPISEDFPLSALNPYGRTKLMIEEILTDLYHSDPNWSIALLRYFNPIGAHESGMIGEDPNGIPNNLMPFITQVAIGKLPELSVFGNGYPTADGTGVRDYIHVVDLAKGHLKALEKVGTSNGIESFNLGTGKGYSVLEMVEAFEASAGIPIPYKIVEPRAGDAAVCFADPMKARQELDWAAEKGLNEMCEDSWRWQSKNPNGYEENLIQTVPSNPHLSKSGDFLYAKKE